Part of the Oncorhynchus masou masou isolate Uvic2021 chromosome 18, UVic_Omas_1.1, whole genome shotgun sequence genome, TAGAATCCCACAGAGGTGTTTTGCATTGCACATTTACCTAAACTAAAAGAACACTTCTTGAGTTAATGGCAACTCGGGAGGGAACAACAACGTTGGCTCGTGTAGCTGTATTACACAAAAAACCTTAGGGGAAATCTGTAAAAACAGCTAAGAGTGAGTATCTTTTGTATTTATAAAGTTATTTTTGGATGACAATTAAGTTGTGTTCAATCAAGGTTTGCAAAAGTATATCGCAATCAATGATTCATGATTCTAGATAGAGCATTTCACACTTGAATCCCTTCAGCTAATCAAAAGGAATGTGGAATTGGAGTCATGATAAGGGCAAATAGGGCCCTGGGCTAGATTAAGAACTAGCTACTGAAGTTTAGCAACTAAAACATTTGCATTGCATGACATGCAGTTTTAAAATTAACATCTTATCAAGCTGGCTGACTTCATACATATGCCTATCTCGTTTAAATAAGCAAATTCAGGGTTGAGTTTACCTCATCATGATCCATGTCCATACACTAGCTAGATCCAAGGGAGTTGCATCTGCAAGTGATGAACTGTTTCCTTCAGTAAAAAGTTACCAAGTAGCGGGCTACATGGTATACTGTTGAACAGATTGTGGTTTGAAAGGCATGACAAGGATGGTTGCAAGCCAGTGAAATCCATAGACAGCAGTTTAGAACTTCCATCCCAAGTCAATCACCTGAAAAAGATGACAGGGCAACTATAAACAGAGCAAGGAATGAACGAGTACAGCTAAGCAAGGCTTAGTCGAGACGattatagttagctagctaacgttagccccgTAAAAACATGTATTGAGGAGCTGTCATAATGGTCCAGCAGCAGTTACTACGTTAGTTTCTCTCGAGAAACCCAAGGTGGCATTCTACTGCCGTTATCCCTAGACTCCCTAGACTAGCTAGCGTCTATGAATAGTCTAACATTACTGACGTTAGCTACTACAGAGAACGAAACTCTGAAGCGTGCACTAATATCTGTCTGACTGATAACATTTCAGGGTGCAATGTCTCACAACAAGTAGGCAGACAACCTTAGTTAACTATCTAGCTATAAAATAGAGGCAGTGCAACGTTAGCCAGCTGGAGTTTAATGAAATTCCTAATCCTGCCCAAAATGTCTGACAACGCCAGAGAGGAAAGACTTGCTAACGTTAGCAAACACAGAGAGTTAGCGCTTGCTAACGTCAGAAAACCAATGATCGCTGACTGCATGCGTGCCAAAAAAAGTTATTAATTAATAGTTGTAGACACAACTGAGCGACTTCAAATCTTGGACGCTTGGCTCGATCAAACGTATTGCAccgccacgtccagcaccaggcaatacatacctacctacctacctaccaaccaaccaacctagttagctagctagcgccGAAGCTCAGGTGCAGCAGACACTCACTAGTGTATCCAGTAGTCAGCAGGGGTGGACAAGTTTGGTCGCTTCTACAAGCACCTAGGCAACGGAATATACCATTCCGGTGATACGGGGGATACATGGGAAAATCTATCTATTGTATGATGGGGAGAAATATGTGGCTTTTGTCATTTTATACAAAACAGGAAATGGTAACAATGAAACTATGTACAAAAAAACAACGTTCTATACATTTAGTGGTTCTGTATCTGTATAAACCTGAAAACACCAACACGTGGAATAGCAGGGCCAGAATGCACCCACATTTATTTCGGTCAGTACAGTAAATTCCTTTGAAAATGAATACCTTATAACTGTATTTAGCCTTCTGTATGTCATTTAATAGATTTGCTTTGTGGCGTGATTTGCATTTCTATTTCATTGTTGCCAGTCAACTTTGTAACTCACCACACGCCCATGCAAATTAACATAATGGTTTGTGTACTGTACAGCTGCATTTAGGCCTAGCACACTCCCACTCTAAAATtgcttttttttaaagattttctTTTTTCTTGTATATCTTTCTTTGGGAGTTAAAGATGTGGTGagcataagtagtgcactatgatcATATAGACAGACACCAGATGTGGTTTTAACTCAAAGTGAAAGGTTTACAGTAGACAACTTTTCATGTGGTTTGCTGTTCTACCGCTCAAGGGTGGGTCTGGTTTGAGTATTTTTTAGATGGTGATTTTGGACTGAAGGGAGTCAGCTGAGCAAAGGGAGCTCTGTTCAACTAAAAGGAAATGGGCGTTTAgggtttctttaaaaaaaactcttcagcattcctcctcctttcctcctcatgGAAACTTTGGAaatggagtgattgaaaaaaatAAAGAGGGAGTggcaagagaggaaaggagaggaccacCAGAGGGGAAACTTTTACAGAGAGGCTGATTCAGAGGAGCGTGAAATACACAAACTAAGGTGCGTAGAGATTCTTCAATGATAATTCTGAATTTCTGGAGTACATTCACCAGAGAGGTTTGTTATATAAATGTTTTATAGGCCTACTTGTCAGATTCCGATTCAAGAAAAACACGTTCTTAAATCACCAGACTGAAGTAATCAGAGCATAACGCATGGAATTGAGAAAGCTTGTGACTTTAACCATTTTCTATTCATGTCTTGATTTCCATGCTAATACTCATTCAACTCAACCATTACTTCACATCTTAGACCTTCATTCAGTTGTCAGATGGAATTGGTTTCATTTAATAGTATAATTTGACAATCACGATATACCCACCCCAAATTGGGACCCTCCTAAAGATAGAGATCTATACAGACGTGTTCATCCTTCTACCCTTTTTGCTGGGCTAATTGATCATGTCCCCTGTCGTAAAATTATATTTTTATGTTTATGACTAGCATACTACTACAGAACTACTATGTTCAATGTTGGTAGTGTTGTTGTAATAATATGAGTATGATCTATTAACCTGGATTTGCTCGTTACAAGTTTAAATGTTATAAAGCTAATGTTAAAACCATTTGTTAGCCCAGTCGCAAACGGTTTTGTCCTCCAAATTATGAAGCACTTATTCCCCTTTTCCATCATAGCAGAAGTTTGAGGTTACTTCAGTAAACAACTTGTCACAATTTCTATTTTAACCAGCCCCGCCCTCTCATTTAAGTACATGTTTATTACAGTGACACAGACCAGTCAAAGAGCAGTTTTAGAAATAGTTAAATAGCTCTCTGTTTTGTGGCCTTATGTAAGAGAGTAAGTATCCTGTATTTTCACAGCTCAGACTTTTCATTTGCGTTTGGGGTGACATTTATTCGAGCTCAGAAgcacacagtggtggaaaaagtacattGTTGAGTTGAGTAAAAgcaaagataccttaatagaaaatgactcaagtaaaagtcaccccagtaaaatactacttgagtaaaagtctaaaggtaacttgttttaaatgtacttaagtacagtaGTTGAAAACATTCTAAATTGTGAtacctgagtaaaagtaaaagtaaatgccTAACATTAAATTCATtatgttaagcaaaccagactgcacaattttcttgtttttattatttacagacagacaggggcacCTTTcaatactcagacataatttacaaacgcagtatttgtatttagtgagtccaccagatcaaaggcagtagggatgacaacatgttatattgataggtgtgtgaattggaccatattgctgtcctgcctgagcatttgaaatgtaatgagtactcttggtgtcagagaaaatgtatcaGATTAAAAAGTAGGCAATATCTTTTAGGAATGTAGtagagtaaaagtaaaaaatatgaataataaaggaaagtacagatacccctgAAAGCATAATAAACCTATGTTATGAAGGGGGTGGGGCAGTCATGTGAACCTGATGAAAgacatacatttgcaaatattactttatatttaaaaaatgtttttaaagttttttaatttaaccttcatttaactagtcaagtcagttaagaacatattctagATCACATGTTTCTTTTTGCCATAATCAAAATATTGTTTTGGCTGCCCTCAAACCTATAAAAACACCAACCAAGCCAAAACTGAAACAATAAATATTGCCTATTACTTGTAAACCATCTGTGATTTCAGCCACATTTCAATCTCCATTTTCTGACAGGGACCCTGTTCAGATGGCGTACTTGCTGATGTTTGTGACCCTGCTGCATCTAATAACCTTGGCCATGCTCTTCATTGCCACCATGGAGAAGGTGAGAGCTCTACTTCACCAATATATCTTTTCATTATTGTTAGTTAAGATGTAAATGTGTGATAAAAGTAGTTCAGCCTTTCTTAAACAATAGGTGTTTACCATTCAACACATTTACTTACTtactgcctctctttccctcttagtcctggtgggtatgggatgggatggagaaCTCAGATCTCTGGTATAACTGTAGATTTGACAATGACACTGGAACCTGGTTGTGTGCCTCCTCCAAGGAGACTGGTAAACATATTTTGTACCTTGTGAAATCATTGAAATCTTCCCTTCCCTGACAGTTTGAGGTGCATATTGATACATTGTTCCTTGTTCTTCCTCAGAGTGGCTCCAATCAGTCCAGGTGTTGATGGTGCTGTCTGTGGTCTTCTCTTCGGTTTCCTTTCTGGTTTTCCTTGGGCAGCTCTTCACAATGTCCAAAGGGGGGCTATTCTACTTCACCGGGTTATGTCAAGTCTTTGCAGGTAACGAAGTGAAAGAATGAACCATCTCTATCTGCCACTAGGACTGTTGTAGTTGATTTGAAAAAGGTCATGTGGTCAGAAAATGTGCATGGTCCTAACCACCAGTGCTAgataatgtttacaaacattcaTACGTGCTGTGAAAGACCAACGAGCTCCCCTTATGGTGAAATACTGCAGTCTCCTTCAAATCCTTTCAGCCTACCTCTGAAAGTTGTTTCAGTGCTGTGTTACGGTTGTTTTAATATAGCAATTTGATGAAAGTCGAGTACAGGATTATTTCAACACTAGTGTAGAGTGTCAGTTGTTACAGCCCAAGTCAACCGCTTTGCAATAACCAGAAGATGAACCATTAGCTTGTTCATGAGCACATACCATGTTAGACCTACGACAACATCAATAACAAATGCCTCTTCAGCAAAGTCCTCTTCAGTATGGAATCAATCAAATCATAGGGGTGCTTAACTTCCCCCTTAATTCCTTAatttcattctttctttccttTATTTTAGACTTTTCTTGACACTATAAAATAAACAGTGAGCCTAAATTGTGCATGGCATTTCGTTGCCATGCGTGCTGACATCCAGTATATAATTTTAGTGTTGCGATTTAGTGACTTTTTCATCCAAATTACCGTTTTCAGCTGGAAGCAAACTCGTACTGATGATTTATGCGAACTTGGAATAGACGCATGGCCGCAGGAAGATGTTTTGGGCTGGGGGTGCTgtaatgtatgtatttatttatcagGGGGTTCTGCACCACCCTcaacacccctacttcctgtggcTATGAATAGGCAAATGTCTTTATGCTGGTGCAGTCACCGATTGACAGCTCATCAGAACAGTCCATACTCAGGCTCTTTATACCTGATGGGAGGCTCCAATTCAGCACTCTGATTGGTGTGGGCACATACTCACACCTGATGCTCCTTTTCGTTGATTATGGGGAGGTAATGCACACAGAATAATTAACCCCAAAACAGGCAGGGACAACAACATAACACAGTATACAGTAGAGTTGTCTTGATGTGACTCATTTAAGAGGGTTACAGGAAAGAATAGAATAGATGCTTTATTGTCTATTGTTCAACGGAAATGTTTCATTTTGCTGTCACAGTACACctagtgcttgacttgggcaggatcTCACTGGAGCTGAGTACTGGCACCTCAACTTTTCTAGTGCTTAAGCTCCTGCGCTTCTTACAGAATATTAGCTACAAACtgttgtggagctcctgcacctaaatataaacagtaactCCACCCAAAATGAGTAgcggcacctatttcagtccaaagTAAgcagtgagtacacccctaattTAGCTCTGGCTTTTGATTCTCTTAGGTCTCACTGCATTTGCGGCTGCTCTCATCTACACGTTGCACAACCAAGAGATCCTCCAGGACTCACGAAAGCTGACCGAGGGACATTTTGGCTACTGTTTTATACTGGCCTGGGTGTGTGTGCCGCTGCTACTCATCAGTGGAGTCATGTACATCCACCTACGTAAGAAAGAGTGACCATGGAAGAGAGGTGAATACTAAGCACAAACAGAAAAGCATAGTTGTTGACATTGAGCTATAATAATATCAGAGGTGATGGAGCTCAATCACATGAGTGCAGATCTGTCTCTGTTACTTTGTTGGTATTTAGAAGCAGCTATTTCTGGTCAATCCAAATATTGATTGGATCTCGGATAAAAGCGAATCTGGTGAAGCTTTTAAATATAGCATGTTTAGTAGCCTATAGAGCATCGGTATACAGTGCTACAggcaattatatatatttttcctatTTCCAAAATATCTATGTCTGAAAAAGTCTGAAAGCTCCAAGTCAGTATTTATTGTAAATCTGGGTGACTTATGAAGCCAATGATGACAACTGCCAAAGAAGTGTTGCTGATATATTGCAGAATCAAGCTTGTTTTGATTTGAAATGTATGTATATGAATAGGGAAATATATTTTTGTACTTCCAATATGTAGTCCTATCAGCTAGAGCTGCTCTAACTTTCCTAAATAAAACACACAGAATATGCGTTGAAGTTGTTTCTTATTATATTATCTTTTATTTATTGGATTGAAATGCTCTTATTTTCATTTTGCAGGACAAAACACGCCACGTGCATCTTTTATATTCAATTCAGTAACAGTTACCAGTAGTGATCATGTCCTGTTGTTCTTTCCCCCCTGAAATGATCTATCTACACATGAAGATAGCAGCAAGGTCACTATAGGTAAAGTTGTCTTCCTGGGCCTAGGATAACAGATAACACTACACAATTCAACTCAATGGACTAATGTCGGGAAAGGATCAAAGACAGAGTTGAATCATTAGTGTGCATGCAAGTCCACTCTAGATACTTGACATTCAATGTGTCAAAGGGGCATAAGGGATGCAGATTGGATATAGAGTTACAATAAAGACTTGATTTGATGTGGTGCCAGACATAGCATACATAAAAGACAAGTCACTTTTTTTTGTTATCATGTGCATGCTTTTCTCTTCTGCGAAAAACAACAGCTGATTCAAAGAGGGTCTGTCGGATTTCAAAATGCTTCGGGAGAGTGAGAATCCTCGGCCGAAGGAGGCTATCGAAGAGAGGGGAAAACTCCTCCGTTTGCTTATTAACAAATTGACACTCCtattatggaggagaggaggatggaggagtcgAGGAGAGGACAGACTTTTTTCCAATAGAGAATCTCtcggagagagaaaggaaaagagGGGATAGGGACAGGAGGGAGAAAAGATAGacacatagactgttctctccacTACTACAAGGCaagtggtaccgatgcaccaagtctggaaccaacaggaccctgaacagcttctaccccacagcataagactgctaaatagttaaccaaatagctacccggactttCTGCATTGACCCGTTTTGCACTAACTTttcttctctattttctttctctgcattgttgggaagggcccgtaagtaagcatttcactgttagtccacatctgttgtttacgaagcatgtgacaaataacatttgatttaattgaattgaatatGTAATTGGTCCACAGAGTAGATCTTCAAATAATGACTCAAATTTCAAACAAAACACTATTGTATTTCTATCACTTGTTTGGACATTTTCTGTTGACAACATCTTTGTCTACTGACACCCCTTCAAAGGTCTGAATACAGCTATCTACTGATCTTTCAACGCAAGCAAGCTGTCATACTTTGAACTGTTCAATGTACAAGCACTAAAACAATACATGGAAAACACTGGTTTCATAGTCTTTGGAACTTGTCTTGGAGTCATTGAAATCTAGGGGtagacacaacaacaacaacagcaacatgtGTCTTTGTTGCCAGGCTATGACAGCCATCAGCAGTCCACCAGTGTGCTCCATCTGCCTGAAGATGTTCCCAGACCCAGTCACCACCACATGTGGACACAGCCTCCACTTGGCTTGTATCGGTAGATACTGGGGAAGTAGTGACCAGTACCGGTGTCCACTCTGTAAGAAGAGATTCCAGAAAAGACATGAGGTTGAGGTTGTTGAGAAATCTAAAGCTACACATACTGCCCAATGTGAAGTGTTAACCTCGGCCCCAGCCACAGCTAGACATGGAGAAGAAGAGCCTGGCAGTGTTTTCACTGGATGGAATCTCATCACCCTGGTAACCCATAACCACATATTCACTTGGAGCCTGACAAACCACTGGGGGAGTGGGGAGAAAAGTTGGTATGTGCTGTGTGTGGATGATGGACCCATGCATTAGTAAGGAACAAACCAATGAGACCAATCTctttgtaaatgtatttttgtttcagTTAAGAAAGGGCAGTCAGAAATGCATCAGATGATCCAGGAGATAATGGAGAAGGTTAAAGAGGTCAAATGCTCAGTGGAGCTCAGCAAGATGAATCGAAATTGTCAAAACCCACAATGACTGCTATGTGTGACTTAGTTGacatggcacctactaccactctgttcaaaggcacttaaatattttgtcttgtccattcaccctctgaatggcacacatacacaatacatgtctcaaggcttaaaaatccttcattaacctgtctcctccccttcatctaaactgattgaagtggatttaacaagtgacatcaataagggatcatagtattcacctggattcacctggtctgtctatgtcatggaaagagcaggtgtccttaatgttttgtacactcagtgtataaaaaAGTTCCAGTATAAGAATTAAATACAAATGTTCAGATTTGTCATAATCATCAGTGTCTTAAATGATACAAAATAAAACCTTATAATCCAAGTATTTTCACGTTCTGAGTGTAAACTTTATTCCACTATCACAAAAATACTTTtggacagctgaagcaagcacaTTTTTTTTCAGGAAAATGTGtcataaaatgtattatttatctCTCTGATCAATAGTTAAATATGTTCATACAGAACAAACGTTTAAATACGCGGATCTGTTTGTATTTGTTGGATGCCTGTGTTTCTGTGCTATTCTCTTCTTTAAACAAGTAATACCGTCAAAGTTCGTCTCCATAGCAACCTGAAGCGTTCAGGAAACAAATTGTAAAACATGTTCTTCTCACCGAACAATAGCAGACAGGGTAAACTTTTATTTCGTTTATCATGAGCTCAATAACGAGGAGTAAATCTCATGTTTCGGTACTGACGTCAGCGATAAATCCACTTGCAAACCCAAGAGGAGCGAAAAAGCTTTGTGAGCTTTGTCAAAACCTTGCGTACCTGCAATGCACCAAATGTCGAGTAACTTTCTACTGGTAAGTTTATGAAGTAACGTTAGTAGTtgacatagctagctagcaaagatAGTACTTAAATTACCATACATAATTATTGCCATTGTTTAAATATGGCTCCGCTTTTTTTGTTGTGTAACTCGTGGactccagtagttagctacacaaCAAGAACAACAACTTGCTAGTAAGTTGCAGTAGTTAAAAGCTTCTGATTTGTAAGTTTTATGAAAAATACATTGACCAGTTTCAATACTAGGTGGCAGTGTTTAGCTAGCTACAAAAGTATTACTAGATTGTCAGAGAACACTAAAAGCAGACTTGTGTTTGCCTCAGTCAAAATGTGGTACTGGAAACAGTTGGAAAGCAAGTTAGCTCTTCTGAAGCATATTTTTAAGAGAATAATGTCAAGTGAATTATGCCTAAACCCTATCACGTGGTCTCTGAAAGAGTGCACGCTTATGTAATAGCAAGTCCTACTGAATTTCTAGTTTTATATGCTACATTTTAAAAGCACAATCCTTAATTCGTTCTTCATCCAAACAGGAGCCTCACCACTTGGTTTGCTGTATTTGCTGAATTTGTCACTTTTGGGAGAGCTAAGCTTCTTACtaatacaatgccttcagaaagtattcacaccccttgactttttccccaagaaattgtgttgcagcctgaattgaa contains:
- the LOC135504471 gene encoding epithelial membrane protein 3-like translates to MAYLLMFVTLLHLITLAMLFIATMEKSWWVWDGMENSDLWYNCRFDNDTGTWLCASSKETEWLQSVQVLMVLSVVFSSVSFLVFLGQLFTMSKGGLFYFTGLCQVFAGLTAFAAALIYTLHNQEILQDSRKLTEGHFGYCFILAWVCVPLLLISGVMYIHLRKKE